A single genomic interval of Bos javanicus breed banteng chromosome 8, ARS-OSU_banteng_1.0, whole genome shotgun sequence harbors:
- the NXNL2 gene encoding nucleoredoxin-like protein 2 isoform X1 — translation MRGWRRRVRRPGARRRRAASCAGHRAAQVSFCRRCPPPQVSPRPDMVDVLGGRRLVTCDGAWVEAEAALQNKVVALYFAAGRCAPSRDFTPLLCDFYEELVDEARPPAPFEVVFVSADGSAQEMLEFMQELHGAWLALPFHDPYRHELRTRYHITAIPRLVILKPSGEVITDKGRKQIRERGLACFQNWVEAADIFQNFSG, via the exons ATGCGAGGGTGGCGGAGAAGAGTGCGTCGCCCAGGAGCGCGGAGGCGGCGAGCAGCGAGCTGCGCAGGACACAGAGCTGCGCAG GTGTCCTTCTGCCGCAGGTGTCCTCCCCCGCAGGTGTCCCCGCGCCCGGACATGGTGGACGTGCTGGGCGGGCGGCGCCTGGTGACCTGCGACGGCGCGTGGGTGGAGGCCGAGGCGGCGCTGCAGAACAAGGTGGTGGCGCTATACTTCGCCGCGGGCCGGTGCGCGCCCAGCCGCGACTTCACGCCGCTGCTCTGCGACTTCTACGAGGAGCTCGTGGACGAGGCGCGGCCGCCGGCGCCCTTCGAGGTGGTCTTCGTGTCCGCCGACGGCAGCGCGCAGGAAATGCTGGAATTCATGCAGGAACTGCACGGTGCCTGGCTGGCGCTGCCCTTCCACGACCCCTACCGGCA CGAGCTGAGGACCAGGTACCACATCACGGCCATCCCCAGGCTTGTGATCCTGAAGCCCAGCGGGGAGGTCATCACCGACAAAGGGCGGAAGCAGATCCGGGAGCGGGGGCTGGCCTGCTTCCAGAACTGGGTGGAGGCAGCGGACATCTTCCAGAATTTCTCCGGTTGA
- the NXNL2 gene encoding nucleoredoxin-like protein 2 isoform X2: MVDVLGGRRLVTCDGAWVEAEAALQNKVVALYFAAGRCAPSRDFTPLLCDFYEELVDEARPPAPFEVVFVSADGSAQEMLEFMQELHGAWLALPFHDPYRHELRTRYHITAIPRLVILKPSGEVITDKGRKQIRERGLACFQNWVEAADIFQNFSG; encoded by the exons ATGGTGGACGTGCTGGGCGGGCGGCGCCTGGTGACCTGCGACGGCGCGTGGGTGGAGGCCGAGGCGGCGCTGCAGAACAAGGTGGTGGCGCTATACTTCGCCGCGGGCCGGTGCGCGCCCAGCCGCGACTTCACGCCGCTGCTCTGCGACTTCTACGAGGAGCTCGTGGACGAGGCGCGGCCGCCGGCGCCCTTCGAGGTGGTCTTCGTGTCCGCCGACGGCAGCGCGCAGGAAATGCTGGAATTCATGCAGGAACTGCACGGTGCCTGGCTGGCGCTGCCCTTCCACGACCCCTACCGGCA CGAGCTGAGGACCAGGTACCACATCACGGCCATCCCCAGGCTTGTGATCCTGAAGCCCAGCGGGGAGGTCATCACCGACAAAGGGCGGAAGCAGATCCGGGAGCGGGGGCTGGCCTGCTTCCAGAACTGGGTGGAGGCAGCGGACATCTTCCAGAATTTCTCCGGTTGA